One genomic window of Candidatus Binatia bacterium includes the following:
- the serS gene encoding serine--tRNA ligase: protein MLDIRILREQGDFARERLALVGCAREEVDRVIGLDKRRRDLIVVVEQLRAERKTSSKKIGAMKPGDEMEAAKAAVRALGERLASLEKELEQAEKEFGERMLELPNFPHPDVPPGADDRENRVLRTEAPTRVFDFEPRPHWDLGESLGIIDFERGVKISGTRFYVLRGDGARLQRALISFMLDLHTREHGYTEIYPPAMVRKECLVGTGNLPKFGDNLYRDAEDDFYFIPTAEVPVTNLYRDEILDGSALPIRHVAYTPCFRREKMSAGRDVRGIKRGHQFDKVELVKFVHPDNSEAELDSLRAAAEEVCRRLGLQHRIVEMCTGDLSFVAARKFDIEIWAPGCKEWLEVSSCSLFTDFQARRANIRFRDGDGKARLVHTLNGSALALPRVMIGVLETYQRGDGAIEVPPALVPFMGGQTLIRGVV from the coding sequence ATGCTCGACATCCGTATCCTTCGCGAACAGGGCGACTTCGCGCGCGAGAGGCTCGCCCTCGTCGGCTGCGCCCGCGAGGAAGTGGATCGGGTCATCGGCCTGGACAAGCGCCGCCGCGACCTCATCGTCGTCGTCGAGCAGCTTCGCGCCGAGCGCAAGACGTCGTCGAAGAAGATCGGCGCGATGAAGCCCGGCGACGAGATGGAAGCCGCCAAGGCCGCGGTGCGCGCGCTCGGGGAACGCCTGGCTTCTCTCGAGAAGGAGCTGGAGCAGGCAGAGAAGGAATTCGGTGAGCGCATGCTCGAGCTGCCGAATTTCCCGCATCCGGACGTGCCGCCCGGCGCCGACGACCGCGAGAACCGCGTGCTTCGCACCGAGGCGCCGACGCGGGTCTTCGACTTCGAGCCGCGACCCCACTGGGACCTCGGCGAGTCGCTCGGAATCATCGATTTCGAGCGCGGCGTCAAGATCTCGGGTACGCGCTTTTACGTGCTGCGCGGCGACGGCGCCCGGCTGCAGCGCGCGCTCATCTCCTTCATGCTCGACCTGCACACGCGCGAGCACGGCTACACCGAGATCTATCCACCGGCCATGGTGCGAAAAGAATGCCTCGTCGGCACCGGCAATCTTCCGAAGTTCGGCGACAACCTGTACCGCGACGCCGAGGACGATTTTTATTTCATCCCGACGGCCGAGGTTCCGGTGACGAACCTGTATCGCGACGAGATCCTCGACGGCTCGGCGCTGCCGATCCGCCACGTTGCGTACACGCCGTGCTTTCGCCGCGAGAAGATGTCGGCCGGCCGCGACGTGCGCGGCATCAAGCGCGGGCACCAGTTCGACAAGGTCGAGCTGGTCAAGTTCGTGCATCCGGACAATTCGGAGGCCGAGCTCGACAGCCTTCGGGCGGCGGCCGAAGAGGTCTGCCGGCGACTCGGCCTTCAGCACCGCATCGTCGAGATGTGCACCGGCGATCTTTCGTTCGTTGCAGCGCGCAAGTTCGACATCGAGATCTGGGCGCCGGGCTGCAAGGAGTGGCTCGAGGTGAGCTCGTGCTCGCTGTTCACCGATTTCCAGGCACGGCGCGCCAACATCCGATTCCGAGACGGCGACGGAAAAGCACGGCTCGTCCATACGCTCAACGGGTCCGCGCTGGCGCTTCCTCGCGTGATGATCGGTGTCCTCGAGACTTACCAGCGCGGCGACGGCGCCATCGAGGTGCCGCCCGCGCTCGTGCCTTTCATGGGCGGGCAGACTTTGATCCGCGGTGTGGTGTGA
- the gatA gene encoding Asp-tRNA(Asn)/Glu-tRNA(Gln) amidotransferase subunit GatA has protein sequence MTSLNELAVEDASRLLQSREISSADLTEACLAQVDATEPSVGSFLTVTADVAREHARRADERIARGEATPLTGIPIGLKDIFLTRGVATTCASRILEGFVPTFNGTVVERLERAGAVLVGKLNMDEFAMGSSCENSALGTTHNPWDLGRVAGGSSGGSASAVAARQVLATLGTDTGGSIRLPASYCGIAGIKPTYGRVSRYGVIAFASSLDQVGPMAASTRGAALMLQAIAGHDERDSTSIDAPVPDYTATMTERLDGMVLGIPKEYFIGGLDLGVDLATRAALDQLRELGATLVEVSLPHTEYAVATYYIVTSAEASSNLGRYDGVRYGLRRGEENGVREMYGETRDAGFGAEVKRRIMLGTYVLSAGYYDAYYAKAMRVRTLIRRDFEEAFRTCDAIVSPTAPGTAFAIGSRTDDPLKMYLSDILTISVPLAGLPAMSIPCGFDDDGLPVGLQIIGKPLDEAGIFRVAAAYEGSTEWHRRVPAIAQRKSA, from the coding sequence GTGACGAGTCTCAATGAGCTGGCGGTCGAGGACGCATCGCGCCTTCTTCAATCGCGCGAGATCAGCTCGGCCGATCTGACCGAGGCCTGCCTCGCGCAGGTCGACGCGACCGAGCCGAGCGTCGGAAGCTTCCTCACGGTCACGGCCGACGTTGCACGCGAGCACGCACGGCGCGCCGACGAGCGCATCGCTCGCGGCGAAGCGACGCCGCTTACCGGCATCCCGATCGGCCTGAAGGACATTTTCCTCACGCGCGGCGTCGCAACCACGTGCGCGTCGCGCATCCTCGAAGGGTTCGTGCCGACGTTCAACGGCACCGTCGTCGAAAGGCTCGAACGCGCCGGCGCGGTGCTCGTCGGAAAGCTCAACATGGACGAGTTCGCGATGGGCTCCTCGTGCGAGAACTCGGCCCTCGGCACCACGCACAACCCGTGGGACCTGGGCCGGGTGGCCGGCGGCTCGTCGGGAGGCTCGGCATCGGCGGTAGCCGCGCGGCAGGTGCTCGCGACGCTCGGCACCGACACCGGCGGCTCGATCCGCCTTCCCGCGTCGTATTGCGGCATCGCCGGCATCAAGCCGACGTACGGGCGCGTCAGCCGCTACGGCGTGATCGCATTCGCATCGTCGCTCGACCAGGTGGGACCGATGGCCGCGAGCACCCGCGGCGCCGCGCTGATGCTGCAGGCCATCGCCGGACACGACGAGCGCGATTCGACGTCGATCGACGCGCCGGTCCCCGACTACACCGCGACGATGACCGAGAGACTCGATGGCATGGTCCTCGGCATCCCGAAGGAATACTTCATCGGCGGCCTCGACCTCGGCGTCGATCTCGCTACGCGCGCGGCACTCGACCAGCTGCGCGAGCTCGGCGCAACGCTCGTCGAAGTCTCGCTGCCCCACACCGAGTACGCGGTGGCGACGTACTACATCGTCACGTCGGCGGAGGCGTCCTCCAACCTCGGACGCTACGACGGCGTGCGCTACGGGCTGCGCCGCGGCGAAGAGAACGGTGTCCGCGAAATGTACGGCGAGACGCGCGATGCCGGCTTCGGGGCCGAAGTAAAGCGCCGGATCATGCTCGGCACGTACGTGCTGTCGGCCGGCTACTACGACGCCTACTACGCCAAGGCGATGCGCGTGCGCACGCTGATCCGCCGCGATTTCGAGGAAGCGTTCCGCACGTGCGACGCGATCGTGTCTCCGACCGCGCCCGGCACCGCGTTCGCGATCGGCTCGCGCACCGACGATCCGCTGAAAATGTATCTGTCGGACATCCTGACGATCTCGGTGCCGCTGGCCGGCCTTCCGGCCATGTCGATTCCGTGCGGCTTCGACGACGACGGCCTTCCGGTGGGCCTGCAGATCATCGGAAAACCGCTCGACGAAGCGGGGATCTTCCGCGTCGCCGCGGCCTACGAAGGCTCGACCGAGTGGCACCGCCGCGTTCCCGCCATCGCGCAAAGGAAGTCCGCGTGA
- a CDS encoding glycosyltransferase family 2 protein gives MNAQLEQALASLHIAVVVPAFQAERWIADTLRAVPPFVRSIVVVTDGCTDATAKAVDEVAAADHRVVRVDHATNRGVGAAVRSGYVRALADGAEIVAKMDADGQMDPTALASLVLPIALGRADYAKGNRFVHSREIRAMPAVRLFGNAALSLMTKLSTGYWTLLDPTNGYTAISREALSAIDLDQLDDRFFFESSMLTELSVVRAVAVDVAIPARYGAESSHLSVARSLFEFAAKHARAFTRRLWLRYLVLDFSAVSLLLAVGIPLTVFGVVFGVRSWVHSSVYDVPATAGTVMVAAFTTAAGLFGIVQAMIYDILSVPSVPLTPPRIGLVVPGGADRETLPRA, from the coding sequence TTGAACGCCCAGCTCGAACAGGCCCTGGCCTCTCTGCACATTGCGGTCGTCGTGCCGGCCTTCCAGGCCGAGCGGTGGATTGCCGACACCCTGCGTGCCGTTCCGCCCTTCGTCCGCAGCATCGTCGTCGTCACCGACGGCTGCACGGACGCGACGGCCAAAGCCGTCGACGAGGTCGCGGCCGCAGACCACCGCGTCGTCCGTGTCGATCACGCGACCAATCGCGGAGTCGGCGCGGCGGTGCGAAGCGGCTACGTGCGTGCGCTGGCCGACGGTGCCGAGATCGTCGCGAAAATGGATGCGGACGGGCAGATGGACCCGACTGCTCTTGCGTCCCTGGTGCTGCCGATCGCGCTCGGACGAGCCGATTACGCCAAGGGCAACCGTTTCGTACATTCGCGCGAGATCCGCGCGATGCCGGCGGTGCGCCTGTTCGGAAACGCAGCCCTGTCGCTGATGACCAAGCTTTCCACCGGCTACTGGACGCTGCTCGACCCGACCAACGGTTACACTGCGATCTCTCGCGAAGCTCTTTCCGCGATCGACCTCGACCAGCTCGACGACCGCTTTTTCTTCGAGTCGAGCATGCTGACCGAGCTCTCGGTGGTGCGGGCCGTGGCCGTCGACGTCGCGATCCCGGCACGCTACGGCGCGGAGTCGAGCCACCTGTCGGTCGCGCGCAGTCTTTTCGAATTCGCCGCGAAGCACGCTCGCGCGTTCACGAGGCGGCTCTGGCTGCGTTACCTCGTGCTCGATTTTTCGGCCGTATCGCTTCTGCTGGCGGTCGGCATCCCGCTGACGGTGTTCGGCGTCGTGTTCGGGGTGCGAAGCTGGGTGCACTCGTCGGTCTACGATGTGCCGGCGACAGCGGGAACCGTCATGGTTGCCGCGTTCACCACGGCGGCAGGCCTTTTCGGCATCGTGCAGGCGATGATCTACGACATCCTTTCGGTTCCGTCGGTGCCGCTGACCCCTCCGCGAATCGGGCTTGTCGTTCCGGGCGGAGCCGACCGCGAAACCCTTCCCCGCGCCTGA
- a CDS encoding glycosyltransferase: protein MAGPAHVCAVVVHYGDPALTRRCLDSLSGLDEVVLIDQPPRLAGDHPRVTRRIETAKNIGFAAACNRGVDAAAGPFVLLLNNDAVLADGAAAALRRALATLDENVAGLCLKLLDLDGVTIQSAGGLWFSRDGIGFPRGFGELDRGQYDRLDANEIGVPSGAAAVYRTSAWKQAGGMSEEFFCYCEDGDLGLRMIASGNRFAWAPDVKVLHELSSASSAHSLFKAYHVERNHFATMLHCAPVATLLALPFWTAARILGLASDALTGHGAGAGLRREASPLALASTLLRAWAGALVLLPGALATRRALLARHRRAPRIIGRFLATHRTTLEQLRRSRD, encoded by the coding sequence GTGGCGGGACCGGCCCATGTCTGTGCCGTCGTCGTTCACTACGGCGATCCCGCGCTCACGCGGCGCTGCCTCGACAGCCTTTCCGGTCTCGACGAAGTCGTCCTCATCGACCAGCCGCCGCGTCTTGCGGGCGACCATCCCCGCGTCACGCGGCGCATCGAAACGGCAAAGAACATCGGCTTTGCCGCAGCGTGCAACCGCGGCGTCGACGCGGCTGCCGGCCCGTTCGTGCTGCTGCTCAACAACGACGCGGTGCTTGCCGACGGCGCTGCCGCGGCGCTCCGGAGAGCGCTCGCGACGCTCGACGAAAACGTCGCGGGCCTTTGCCTCAAGCTGCTCGATCTGGACGGCGTGACCATCCAGAGCGCCGGCGGCCTGTGGTTCTCGCGAGACGGCATCGGCTTTCCGCGGGGTTTCGGCGAGCTCGACCGCGGCCAGTACGACCGACTCGATGCGAACGAGATCGGCGTTCCTTCCGGCGCCGCCGCCGTCTACCGCACGTCTGCGTGGAAGCAGGCCGGCGGAATGAGCGAGGAGTTCTTCTGCTACTGCGAAGACGGCGACCTCGGCTTGAGGATGATCGCGTCGGGCAATCGTTTCGCGTGGGCTCCCGACGTCAAGGTGCTGCACGAGCTATCGTCGGCAAGCAGCGCACACTCGCTGTTCAAGGCCTACCACGTCGAGCGCAACCACTTTGCGACGATGCTGCACTGCGCGCCGGTTGCGACGCTGCTGGCGCTTCCATTCTGGACGGCGGCCCGAATCCTCGGCCTGGCGAGCGATGCGCTGACGGGACACGGCGCCGGCGCCGGCCTGCGGCGCGAAGCCTCACCGCTGGCACTCGCATCGACGCTGCTGCGAGCCTGGGCCGGAGCGCTCGTCCTGCTGCCCGGTGCGCTGGCAACGCGGCGCGCACTGCTGGCGCGTCACCGCCGCGCGCCCAGAATTATCGGCCGTTTCCTGGCAACCCACCGCACCACCCTCGAACAACTCCGCCGCTCCCGCGACTGA
- the gatC gene encoding Asp-tRNA(Asn)/Glu-tRNA(Gln) amidotransferase subunit GatC, protein MAIREEDVARVATLARLRLHGDEVRRLTEDLGRILDYVDKLAELDTSGVEPTSHVVAVSAPYRDDRSPERDADTVAEEAVRNAPRRDGHFFAVPPIIE, encoded by the coding sequence ATGGCCATTCGTGAAGAGGACGTCGCGCGAGTCGCGACCCTGGCCAGGCTGCGGCTTCACGGCGACGAGGTGCGGCGCCTGACCGAAGACCTCGGGCGCATCCTCGACTACGTCGACAAGCTGGCCGAGCTCGATACTTCGGGCGTCGAGCCCACCTCGCACGTGGTCGCCGTCTCTGCACCGTATCGCGACGACCGCTCGCCCGAGCGCGACGCCGACACCGTTGCCGAAGAGGCCGTCCGGAACGCTCCGCGGCGCGACGGGCACTTCTTTGCGGTTCCTCCGATCATCGAGTGA
- a CDS encoding YraN family protein, whose amino-acid sequence MLRPMDIFRPSPRLPSRDRAASSPAGRDRREDPRHVFGRRGEDAACAFVERQGMQILARNARTAFGEIDIVAFDHGVIVFIEVKARRAGTGLEAVDARKQRRLSRLATAFLSGQGWLGRAARFDVIAVASDGACTHVANAFDCASVP is encoded by the coding sequence ATGCTCCGGCCGATGGATATTTTCAGGCCCTCTCCTCGGCTCCCTTCGCGCGACCGGGCGGCGTCAAGTCCTGCCGGCCGCGACCGACGGGAGGACCCCCGCCACGTCTTCGGCCGGCGCGGCGAAGACGCGGCTTGTGCTTTCGTCGAGCGGCAGGGGATGCAGATCCTCGCACGCAACGCGAGGACGGCCTTCGGCGAGATCGACATCGTTGCTTTCGATCACGGCGTGATCGTCTTCATCGAGGTCAAGGCGCGTCGAGCCGGCACGGGGCTCGAGGCGGTCGACGCCCGCAAGCAGCGGCGCCTGTCACGCCTGGCAACGGCGTTTCTAAGCGGCCAGGGATGGCTCGGACGCGCCGCCCGTTTCGACGTGATTGCCGTTGCATCCGACGGCGCTTGCACGCACGTCGCGAATGCCTTTGACTGCGCCTCCGTCCCTTGA
- a CDS encoding glycine betaine ABC transporter substrate-binding protein — MKLSILAVVLAVFVAGCSSEEEKIAPVVVGGKSTTEQRILVEMLAEQIEGAGLPVQRNFDMGSTSDLDSALRAGKIDVYVEYTATAIATIVRSPAAMAVLNQGPAVILDRVRAEYDPAGLVWEQPLGYDNPLALVVRGGTAALSITEAKQAFHTWRAAFPFEFQSRSDGWPLVRRVYGLEVGEIKTVPEADLYKVLNSHEADVVVGYPTDAALSRMGLRALNDDHHAFAPNRAVPVVRRASLQKYAGLESAINGMANLVTAETMRRANDMVENDHQALSEGVKYLVANASML, encoded by the coding sequence ATGAAACTGTCGATTCTGGCCGTCGTGCTGGCCGTCTTCGTTGCCGGCTGCAGCAGCGAAGAAGAAAAAATTGCGCCGGTCGTGGTGGGCGGAAAGAGCACCACCGAGCAGCGCATCCTCGTCGAGATGCTGGCCGAGCAGATCGAAGGCGCCGGGCTTCCGGTCCAGCGCAACTTCGACATGGGCAGCACGAGCGACCTCGATTCTGCACTGCGGGCGGGAAAGATCGACGTCTACGTCGAGTACACCGCCACCGCGATCGCGACCATCGTCCGCTCACCGGCAGCAATGGCGGTGCTGAACCAGGGACCCGCCGTTATTCTCGACCGCGTGCGGGCGGAGTACGATCCCGCAGGCCTCGTCTGGGAGCAGCCTCTCGGTTACGACAATCCGCTCGCGCTCGTCGTGCGCGGCGGAACGGCTGCACTCTCGATCACCGAAGCAAAACAGGCGTTCCACACCTGGCGCGCCGCGTTTCCGTTCGAGTTCCAGTCGCGAAGCGACGGGTGGCCTTTGGTGCGCCGCGTCTACGGACTGGAAGTCGGGGAGATCAAGACCGTTCCGGAAGCCGATCTCTACAAGGTGCTGAACAGCCACGAAGCGGACGTCGTCGTCGGATATCCGACCGACGCCGCGCTGTCGCGCATGGGCCTTCGTGCGCTGAACGACGACCACCACGCCTTCGCACCCAATCGCGCGGTGCCGGTCGTGCGGCGCGCTTCGCTGCAGAAGTACGCGGGGCTCGAGTCGGCGATCAACGGAATGGCCAACCTCGTGACGGCGGAAACGATGCGTCGTGCCAACGACATGGTGGAGAACGACCACCAGGCGCTCTCCGAAGGGGTCAAGTACCTCGTCGCCAACGCCAGCATGCTCTAG
- a CDS encoding TetR/AcrR family transcriptional regulator has protein sequence MSEQTPEEVRKLSRKEREQQFRLNLILDAAEEVFAETNFAGASVEDIAQRAEISVGTLYNMFRSKEDVYRAVISRAQDTFFDMIEERVNEARGPLEKVHAVVGYYFEHFHRYARQFRLYVSATNGFQWELRNKLADEALARQADFHRRLSDICQQGMDEGIFKRGIPAELLATNILAIPHPILAHWLAKEGSDLLTLMPFSITIVDRLVGADVG, from the coding sequence GTGTCGGAACAAACTCCAGAAGAGGTACGCAAGCTCAGCCGCAAGGAGCGTGAGCAGCAGTTTCGCCTCAATCTCATCCTTGACGCCGCCGAGGAGGTGTTCGCGGAGACCAACTTCGCCGGCGCCTCGGTCGAGGATATTGCCCAGCGCGCCGAGATCTCCGTGGGCACGCTCTACAACATGTTTCGCTCAAAGGAGGACGTCTATCGCGCGGTGATCTCGCGGGCCCAGGACACGTTCTTCGACATGATCGAGGAGAGGGTCAACGAGGCTCGCGGCCCTCTGGAAAAAGTGCACGCGGTAGTCGGTTACTACTTCGAGCACTTCCATCGCTACGCGCGCCAGTTCCGCCTGTACGTGTCGGCGACCAACGGCTTTCAGTGGGAGCTGCGCAACAAGCTGGCCGACGAGGCGCTGGCGCGACAGGCCGACTTCCACCGCCGCCTGTCCGACATCTGCCAGCAGGGAATGGACGAGGGGATCTTCAAGCGCGGGATTCCCGCCGAGTTGCTGGCCACCAACATTCTTGCAATTCCGCATCCCATTCTCGCCCACTGGCTTGCCAAGGAAGGCAGCGACCTTCTGACGCTGATGCCGTTCTCGATCACGATCGTCGACCGCCTGGTCGGCGCCGACGTGGGCTGA
- the gatB gene encoding Asp-tRNA(Asn)/Glu-tRNA(Gln) amidotransferase subunit GatB — MSRASFYEEGGFEVIVGLEVHCQLATESKLFCSCPASFGAGPNEHTCPVCLGMPGVLPVLNRRAVEFAIRAALATESKIRPTSRWARKNYFYPDMPKAYQISQYEEPYCEHGRVRFDVDGQPRTVRLTRIHMEEDAGKSVHDLSPKWSLVDLNRASVPLLEIVSEPDIRSGAEASAYLRKLRSIVRYLGISDGNMNEGSMRCDANVSLRKRGEEKYGTRTETKNLNSFRSVERAIAYEIERQAEILLDGGRIVQETRLWDADRNETRPMRGKEDAHDYRYFPEPDLMPLVIDDAWIEKVRAQMPELPDARRARFVASYGLPEYDADVLTASKELADWFEAAVAAHPNAKALSNWIMSDVIRIANEAAVDGEADYTKIPLSPAHLAGLVALIDDGTISGKIAKAVLPKMIESGDDARTVVDREGLVQVTDEGAIVAVVDRVLAANPDKVAEYRSGKDKLFGFFVGQVMKESQGRANPASVNRLLKERLAG; from the coding sequence GTGAGCCGCGCGTCCTTCTACGAAGAGGGCGGATTCGAGGTCATCGTCGGCCTGGAAGTCCACTGCCAGCTCGCCACCGAGTCGAAGCTGTTCTGCAGCTGTCCCGCTTCGTTCGGCGCGGGGCCGAACGAGCACACGTGCCCGGTCTGCCTCGGCATGCCGGGCGTGCTGCCGGTGCTCAACCGTCGCGCCGTCGAGTTCGCGATTCGAGCCGCGCTCGCGACGGAAAGCAAAATCCGCCCGACGAGCCGCTGGGCGCGCAAAAACTACTTCTACCCCGACATGCCCAAGGCCTACCAGATCTCGCAGTACGAAGAGCCGTACTGCGAGCACGGCCGCGTGCGCTTCGACGTCGACGGACAACCGCGCACGGTGCGCCTCACGCGCATCCACATGGAAGAGGACGCCGGCAAGAGCGTCCACGACCTCAGCCCCAAGTGGTCGCTGGTCGACCTCAACCGCGCGAGCGTTCCGCTGCTCGAGATCGTCAGCGAGCCGGACATCCGAAGCGGCGCCGAGGCCTCGGCGTACCTGCGCAAGCTGCGCTCGATCGTGCGCTATCTCGGCATCAGCGACGGCAACATGAACGAAGGCAGCATGCGCTGCGACGCCAACGTCTCGCTGAGAAAGCGGGGCGAAGAGAAGTATGGCACCCGCACCGAGACGAAGAACCTGAACAGCTTTCGCTCGGTCGAGCGTGCGATCGCCTACGAGATCGAGCGCCAGGCCGAGATCCTGCTCGACGGTGGCCGCATCGTGCAGGAGACGCGCCTGTGGGATGCCGACCGCAACGAAACGCGCCCGATGCGCGGCAAGGAAGACGCGCACGATTACCGCTATTTTCCCGAGCCGGACCTGATGCCTCTGGTGATCGACGATGCGTGGATCGAGAAGGTGCGCGCGCAGATGCCGGAGCTTCCGGACGCGCGGCGCGCCCGCTTCGTGGCGTCGTACGGCCTTCCGGAATACGACGCCGACGTGCTGACGGCCAGCAAGGAGCTGGCCGACTGGTTCGAAGCCGCCGTCGCCGCGCATCCGAACGCGAAGGCGCTGTCGAACTGGATCATGAGCGACGTGATCCGCATCGCCAACGAAGCGGCCGTCGACGGAGAGGCCGACTACACGAAGATCCCGCTGTCGCCCGCGCACCTGGCGGGCCTGGTCGCGCTGATCGACGACGGCACCATCAGCGGCAAGATCGCCAAGGCCGTGCTGCCGAAGATGATCGAAAGCGGCGACGACGCGCGCACCGTCGTCGACCGCGAAGGCCTCGTGCAGGTGACCGACGAAGGAGCGATCGTCGCGGTCGTGGACCGTGTGCTGGCGGCCAACCCCGACAAGGTCGCCGAGTACCGCTCGGGAAAAGACAAGTTGTTCGGATTCTTCGTCGGCCAGGTCATGAAGGAGAGCCAGGGCAGGGCGAACCCGGCCTCCGTCAATCGCCTCCTCAAGGAGCGCCTGGCCGGCTGA
- a CDS encoding glutathione S-transferase gives MTENYMLYTMQNSPYSDKIRAFLHYKKLPVTECLENAETRFSVLQARTGKTMVPVVITPDDKAMNDSTGIAAYVESVAPEPPTRWKDPETDCTAMLLEDYADEWLVRIMLTSRWYHREDAAQNAAIIACGMTHGVPGLDFQRAAREFPPGIISTLPKMGATPENADGWYAMLPRILEALDAALTRSLFLTGAAPHQADFAFYGQLNQIRRDPTGSKWIFGAPARVGQWLERLEAAFTGRLSPASAALDDIDTLAPLVEEMASTYLRMQVANALAVDAGAKQVRASLRDGFEFEAAPAKYNAKLLAANLDTLEALYSRGLELPAAVAGPILRELKPLADSGSPLLEGRRSLAGVL, from the coding sequence ATGACCGAGAACTATATGCTCTACACGATGCAGAACAGCCCGTACTCGGACAAGATCCGGGCGTTCCTGCACTACAAGAAGCTGCCCGTCACCGAATGCCTCGAGAATGCCGAGACGCGCTTCTCGGTGCTGCAGGCGAGGACCGGCAAGACGATGGTGCCCGTCGTCATCACGCCCGACGACAAGGCGATGAACGACTCGACCGGCATCGCGGCATACGTCGAGAGCGTCGCGCCCGAGCCTCCCACGCGCTGGAAGGATCCGGAGACCGACTGCACCGCGATGCTGCTCGAGGACTACGCCGATGAGTGGCTGGTGCGCATCATGCTCACGTCGCGCTGGTACCACCGCGAAGACGCCGCGCAGAACGCCGCCATCATCGCATGCGGCATGACCCACGGAGTTCCGGGCCTCGACTTCCAGCGCGCAGCGCGGGAGTTTCCGCCCGGCATCATCTCGACGCTGCCGAAGATGGGTGCGACGCCCGAGAACGCCGACGGCTGGTACGCGATGCTGCCGCGCATTCTCGAAGCGCTCGATGCGGCGCTGACGCGGTCGCTTTTCCTCACCGGCGCCGCGCCTCACCAGGCCGACTTCGCGTTCTACGGGCAGCTCAACCAGATCCGCCGCGATCCGACCGGCAGCAAATGGATCTTCGGCGCGCCGGCGCGCGTCGGCCAGTGGCTCGAGCGCCTGGAAGCGGCCTTTACCGGGCGTCTCAGTCCGGCCTCCGCAGCGCTCGACGACATCGACACGCTTGCGCCGCTCGTCGAGGAAATGGCATCGACGTACCTGCGCATGCAGGTGGCCAATGCGCTGGCGGTCGATGCCGGTGCGAAGCAAGTGCGGGCATCGCTGCGCGACGGTTTCGAATTCGAGGCTGCGCCGGCCAAGTACAATGCCAAGCTTCTCGCTGCCAACCTCGATACGCTCGAAGCGCTGTACTCGAGAGGCCTCGAGCTGCCGGCGGCGGTCGCGGGACCGATCCTTCGCGAGCTCAAGCCGCTTGCCGATTCCGGATCGCCGCTGCTGGAAGGGCGACGCTCGCTGGCCGGAGTGCTCTAG
- a CDS encoding NAD(P)-dependent oxidoreductase: MSTDLAFLGLGTMGGPMAANLCRAGFTVHGWNRSDGRATAQEAFAAGATRAESIADAVGDAGAVALCVSDVGDVEQVLFGVGGIADTCVSGTLVIDFSTIGPVAAREFSARLATAGIAFLDAPVTGGDVGARAATLTIMVGGDARNFEAAMPVFRAVGKFAKHCGPAGAGQAVKLCNQVLGALHMVALTEAIALARLQGIDPSLVVEVCSTGAAGSWALANLGPRVLARDFAPGFMVKHLLKDLRLVLETPAGEGLDELRGTVLAKGLLEKVEALGGGELGTQAMTLAYEKA; this comes from the coding sequence ATGTCGACTGATCTTGCGTTCCTCGGGCTCGGCACGATGGGCGGACCGATGGCCGCCAACCTTTGCCGCGCCGGTTTCACGGTGCACGGCTGGAATCGCAGCGATGGTCGCGCAACCGCGCAGGAAGCGTTTGCGGCCGGAGCGACGCGAGCCGAGTCGATTGCCGACGCCGTTGGCGACGCCGGCGCGGTCGCGCTCTGCGTCAGCGATGTCGGCGACGTGGAGCAGGTCCTGTTCGGCGTCGGCGGAATTGCCGATACGTGCGTGTCCGGCACTCTGGTCATCGACTTCAGCACGATCGGACCAGTCGCCGCGCGTGAGTTTTCGGCTAGACTTGCAACTGCGGGAATCGCATTCCTCGATGCCCCTGTCACCGGTGGCGATGTAGGGGCGCGCGCAGCGACGCTGACGATCATGGTCGGAGGCGACGCGCGCAATTTCGAAGCAGCGATGCCGGTCTTTCGCGCCGTCGGGAAATTCGCCAAACACTGCGGTCCGGCCGGCGCCGGCCAGGCGGTCAAGCTCTGCAACCAGGTGCTCGGCGCGCTTCACATGGTCGCGCTTACCGAGGCGATCGCTCTCGCACGCCTGCAGGGCATCGATCCGTCGCTCGTCGTCGAAGTCTGCAGCACCGGCGCCGCCGGCTCGTGGGCACTCGCCAACCTCGGGCCGCGCGTGCTCGCCCGCGACTTCGCACCGGGATTCATGGTCAAGCACCTCCTCAAGGACCTGCGCCTGGTGCTCGAGACTCCCGCAGGCGAAGGTTTGGACGAGCTTCGCGGGACGGTGCTCGCCAAGGGGCTGCTCGAGAAAGTCGAGGCGCTCGGCGGCGGCGAGCTCGGCACCCAGGCAATGACCCTCGCTTACGAAAAAGCGTAG